The following nucleotide sequence is from Clostridia bacterium.
ATCGCCAGCCCGGCGGCCGACGTTACCTTCATGATTTCGCCGAAGATGAATGGGTACAGGCCAAAACCCACAGCGACCGGTGCCGGCGTCCCGGTCAGAATCATCAGCCAGCTCACCCCAGCCGCAAACAGTACAAGTTCAGCCGCACAAGCAGCCAACAGCTTGCCGCTGAAAGACTTGCGGCCGTGCTCCGCGACCCAGCCGGCCACAAATGCCGCCACGGGATAACCGATAAGATATCCGCCGGTTGGACCGAGCAACTGCGCCAGCCCGCCCGGACCCGCCGGACTGAATACCGGCATGCCTGCGGCACCCTGCGCCAGATACAGCGCCGCGGCTGCAAAGCCGCGCTTGCTGCCCAGCAACAGGCCCACCGCGAGAACAGCGAAGTTCGCCAGCGTCAAAGGTACCGGCGTAAAAGGAAGGGGCACGCTGATGCGCGCGCAGATCGCAATCGCAAGGCTCGCGCCAACAACGATTGCAGTTTGCTTTGTCAGGACCAGCGAGCGGTCCGCAAGATTGCCGTAAGTCGCAGCTTTCGCCATTTACAACTTCCTGGTAGTAGATTTCCGAACGACTCGTCTAACACTGCCGCGGGGCCGCCGTTTACGACGCTGGCGTCTTCGGTCCCCGTGTCAGGTGATCATGCCTGTGCTGATGGTGCCCATCGACTGGGTTCGACAAATGGCGTTTCACCCGAACATAGAAGGCGATTGCCACACCGGCCAGAGCCAACGTGCACAGTACCAATATTACAAATAGCACTTTAATGATCACAGGTGTCTAGCATACCAAATCCCAGGCAAAACCCAATGTGCGTTATGCCTGCCAAAGTGCGTTCTCGCGTCACGAGCCTTCGTGACCAACAACTTAACCGTCCATCTGACGCGCTCATCCGAGGTTCCGTCATTTCAACGAGGAGGTGCACGGACTTCACCTCTCCATCGCTGCTTCGATCTCATCCGCCGTGTGCGGCAGATCGGCCGTCAAGTTCACAAGCTTGCCGTCCGGACCAACGAGAACGATATTTTCAATGCGCACGCCAAGCTTTTCTTCCGGGATGTAGATGCCCGGCTCGATGGTGAACACCATTCCTGTCGACAAGGGCCCGCGACCCGGGTCATGCACTTCCAGTCCGACGTTGTGCCCCAGGCCATGTATGAAGTATTTGCCAAGAGGCTGCCCGTGTAGATCCTTGCCGTGCGTGTTGATGTAGTCGTATGCAGTCTTGTAGAGCGATTCCGGGCTGTTGCCGGTCAGAACGGATTTGCCGGCCACGAACGCGTCCATCACGGCGCGCTGCGCGCCCAGTACGATGTCGTAGATCTCGCGCTGACGGGGTGTGAACTTGCCGTTCGCAGGTGCAGTACGCGTGATGTCCGAGGCGTACATGGAATACTCGCCCGCCACGTCCATGACGACGAGATCGCCATCGTCGATCGTCTTCGAATTGTCG
It contains:
- a CDS encoding biotin transporter BioY; this translates as MAKAATYGNLADRSLVLTKQTAIVVGASLAIAICARISVPLPFTPVPLTLANFAVLAVGLLLGSKRGFAAAALYLAQGAAGMPVFSPAGPGGLAQLLGPTGGYLIGYPVAAFVAGWVAEHGRKSFSGKLLAACAAELVLFAAGVSWLMILTGTPAPVAVGFGLYPFIFGEIMKVTSAAGLAMKFNTRSK